CAAGTTAAACTTCTAACGCGTAATTTGAAGTGGCTAAACATATAAAATTGTATAAATTTAAACCGTGGATTAAATGAGGTCCCAAATTCGTGTATGTATGAACTTTAGTTATATAGTTAGATTTAGATAATTTAGTTCTTTATTTATACTTGCCAAGTTTAATCTTCATGTTACAGTGTAGTGCACATGATTTTCTTTTGGAAATGAAATAGATATAATTCTCTAATGTCTCTTTAAGAATTTTCGGTAAAAAGAATTAGAACTACTTTCCTTAATATACCAGATGCCTAACCAATGTCATAAGGAAAATGTAAGCTTCTTTTCCTGAATGAGAAAAACAGTAACGAAAAGGAATGTTCATTTCCACGAGAAAGAAAAGCTGGTCACATTATTAATTAGTGAATAATAATTACAAGACAATACTCTTAATTAAGGCCAAACAAAATCAACACAAATTTTGGGAAGTTGTTCAAATTCCTCAACTAATTTGAAGTCACCGTTGAAATTAGTTGAGGAATTGTTGAATACCCTTTTGTTGGAATCTCCTTTGGCAGCCACAACACCACAAGAATTAGcaactgaagaagaagaagaagaaggtgaTGTTAAATAATCTGTATTTTCATGTCTAAGAAGCTCAGCTAACAAAAGTACAAGAGAAGCCatttgatatcaattttttttttcctaataagagATGTTTTCAAGATTTGGCTTTGTTTGAGACGATGAATTCAGGGCACACAATTCCTCATTTATAAGCAGGCAAAAGTAGGTGAAAAGTGGGCGGCCCAACGAAACTAactttttatactattaattatTCTCTCTCCATCTATCTTTATTTGTGTATTATATTAAATTAGTTATCcaataaaagataatttatcTTCTTGtaacaattttaaatttaatatgttTAAAGAATAatgtaataatattatttttattataaattattttctcagGTGCATGTCAAATTAATAATGAACCGTTTTCTGTTGGGCAAAAGAGAACAACCGGTTTGACTTAAAATATTGTGTGATATTAatacaagaaaacaaggggcAAACAAAAGCAGTTAGCTCAACACTGGGGCCTTGTGGGGGAGAGGGTGTATACCAAAAGAATTTAATTGTAttcgatatttatattaatttaataaagatatgatatgtatttttaatatgtggttattatttaattataattaatttaataatatatatttgtctttaaattatatttatttatataaactaattataatttagcacaaaattaaataaaaagattCAAACTATAAGCGTGGCAGTATATTGTTGACTACTTGCAACgacaaaatgaaagtttataaatttgaaattttgataatttaaagttattatctgttaaattaataatttatatacatattttaataattcttaatataaaattaaattaaaatgaaaactaATAAATTCGACAAATGTGCTAGCTCCGACCTgttgttttcttatttttgtcaACAGTTTTGAGACTCCGGTTTTCATTTATGGACCGACAGCTGTTTCTGAAAAGCAAGTAAAAAACCACCAGCCTCTGCCGCTTGTTCTATTTTCAGTTatttttgttgtaatttttacttgttttttttttaataccaTTTTCTTCGGCCAATTCGGGGAGGATCAGACATCGTTTTTGACTCAATTAAGCCTAATTGGGATTCCAAAAAAGTAAGCTTTACTTGGATTAATTTTGCAGAtttaataacaaatatatagcatgtttaataaataaacaaacaatatCCCCCACTAAATATGGGATACATGTCGAGTCAAAAGTCAATTCTCTTCTCTTGAATACTTTCGAATTCTTCTATATTGAATTTTCTAATCTTTCGTTGATTATACAATTTCCTGCGGTTAACACGATTCTTCCTATTATTTTCTATTACATAATCGAATTCTCTTCGTATTTCTTCGATCATTAAAGTACAGATTGTTATAGAGATGAACACATCCATACTAGCTAGTATACCTAGAGGATTCCATCAATATTATAAATAAGAATTTGGCTAAAATAGGAAAGAAAGGTGTATAATAAGAATATGGCTACAAACTCAAAGAATTAAATTATGTATTCAGCCAAAAAATTTAAAGTAAAgtgtatataaaaaataaaattaagaaaaaaaaggcgCGCGAGAGAGAGACTGGTTGATTTGGCTTGTTCTGTTAATGTGAGCAATTTTTTAGAAGAATTCCAGTTGAAGACGTTTGAGCCGAAGAATTATTGAAAACAGTCTTTCTTTTCCATGATAAAATTTGCATATGCTTTATCCTTTTCGCCCCGACTTATTCTGTTTAAAGAATCGTCGTTACTCTCTTGTATTTCACATCCTCCTTGAAAGATTTCCCGGCTAGTAGTCAATCTCTTTCGTCTCAATTTATTCATCTTTAATTTCAGaagatatttttggatattttgaaCTGATAACTGTTGTGGCTTCAAACAAATAAAAGATTTTATATCTATATTCATACcaaattataaattgaaaacaGAGGGGTACCTAATCCTCTGAACCAAGTAGTTCATTGATAAAATGAATTCCACTGTTAACCCTTATGAACTATAGAATTTGTATTCCAAAAGCTGCATAATTAAGCTCTCGTaaattgatttcatgttactcTGAAGCTACCATGACTCACCACAAAAATCTTGAGGAGCAACAATTCCATCATCTTTTCCATATAACCgagaaaatcctcaaattaGGGGCCGGCAGTTGTGAACTCACATCGACACCTTATACTTCCCCACTTCACACTAGACCTTCGTCTACACTAGGGTTTGAACACTTAATAAACTAACGCGCATATCACCCACAATGCTCTTGTCATTAATAATACATCTCAGaatcaaatatataatcaaaagGTGTTTCTTTTCAAACATTGAAGTAAAAGAGAATCCTATCACAAAACTAGCCTTGATGAAAGGTCCATAATCATCAAAACCACAATAGGTGGGAGAAATGAAGCCGAACAAGTTTGCTAAGATGGTAAAAAACTCTCCAACAAGATACCTTCCCGTTTCTAATCTGATCGGACAGACACAAGAGGAAAGTAACCTCAAAAAGCTGTTGATATGAGAAAGCTCGAGATCTACAATTGGTTCAAGCAAATACCACTTTATTCCCAGACAACCTGGATGGCAATTAAAACAATCAGCAGCATATTCAAACGGGAAGAAAGAAGAGGattacaaagaaaagaaaattgacatTGTTCAAACAATCTCTCTGTAGTAATCCCAAATTACATTATAGAAACAAGAGTTTACCCTCAAAGAAAGGACTAGTTGAAGTGAAGATTTATATGGTTAAACCACCACTAGTAATAAGATTATATAGGCATTGAGTGCAACTACTCATTATTCAAATAAGGCACAGAAACGAAAAACCTGAGAACCGCAAGCAGTttgatacaaccaccaaaaatATTCCACAAGGCCACAGGCGAAAGTGCAGACCTTAAGAATGAACACTGTAGCTACTTAGTTCAAGCAATAATCACTTTCAAAATCAAGTTACACAAGAACCTGAGGGAAGGAAGAGGGGAACAAGTACATGGACGCATATAGGAAGTGATCCACAAGACTCCTACTCAACATGCTCTTAACATGTGCATTTACAACTATTTGTCATACCTACTATAGCTCCAGCCCACAATTAGTGTCCACTGCATCAGCCCACAGGCAGTGCTCATTCACACATTCAGCAGGCTGCCCCAGCAACACACGACCCACAACAAAGCTGCTGTGCCTATAAGGTTGCTCAAACAAACTTACTAGAATTTCTAGTTCAGCCAGAGTGCTCTACAAATAGTTAGAAGTCCCTCAATTCAAGTATAAGTCCATCTATATGGGGAAAAAGGTACCAAATCCATCTTATTGCATATAGGTGTCTTGTAAAATCTTATTTGAAGCAATTTCATGTCACATCCTTTAAAGCACAAATATCCACAAGATGAATGTTTCAGAGATGTGAATTTTAAGATGAATGTGTTGGTCATAAAAGATTAGCTATCAGATATGTTCATATCTGCCAGAAGGTGCAAGTAGGCATATGGAGGACAAAGTGACAGAATCTTGCTTGAGATGGATAATCAACAAGTTAGGTAGGCTTCGACACTGTTTCTTAGATGTGAAAACGTGATGATTGAAGGTATTATAAGAGGAAGAGTTCGACATGAAGTCACATGGAAAGGAGTTGTCTTAGAAAATTTAGAATATCTAGGAGTCTAGGTAGATCTagcaaaaaatagaaaataatggAAGTTGAAAATCCATATAGGTGATACAATCTGAAGATTATGCTTACTAAAAGACTCTTAGTATGTTAAAAAATAGAGATGCAACGACTAGAGTATATTAGAGAACTCTAGTATTAGATTGGCTTCAGTAAGACATAGAGATATATTTACCCAAACAGCGCATTTATGTAATTAAAGTTTCATAAAGCCAACTCCAACTAACATGGGATTCACGTGTAGCTGAAATTTCTTGTCAAATCTTGTAACTAGGCACTTCTTTTTCCATAAATAGGGGGTGAAGTAGTTGAAAGCAAGCAGGAGTCTTTTATTATCTTTCTCAAAAAGTGTTTTGTAGTcttactcaaaaaaaaaagtcttgTATAGTTGTTACCCCTATGCAACGTCCACTTTTATCATGAAGTGTCCTGTTCTCCCCAATACAGACCCCCCCCCTACAGTGAGATCGACACCAAGGTGTTTCAACTTTCAATTTTCCCAAGGCTCTCCAGTCTTCTATAATCTCATTTACAAATTTAATGATTCAATTTCTTCCTTTTAAGAGACTTCACACTCTTGGAGGCAAACGAGTATGAAAATATCCTCAGATACTAAACAAATAAATAGGCAATTATATGGCTTAAAAGTCAATCAAGTCTAGTTCACAAACCCACATTATAGCAAAttcatgaaaaagaagaaaatatcaatgTTATCAAGAAGATTACTTATTTAGCTCTAACAAATGGTTCTTAGGACAAATGATAAAGGGTCTATACAATCCACTTCGAACTATATGTATGGGATATGGATGGTCAATTTTTACACCCTCTTCAAAAGAAACAACATTATACACGAGAAATCATTGTACTAAGAATTGCACGTGTGAAAATCATTAAGAAAGTAAGTGAATTAGAGGCATACCATAAGAAACAATCACTCTAAAACTACAAAGGCAGAAAATTAATATAGCAAATATTCTTAAAACTAGAAGGGCGGGAGATTAATATAGAGAGTAAGAATTATCATGCAAGTGCAGTATCAGATTACCCTATGCAGCTTCAGTGCTAATCTCCTTTTCCTCTACTTCATTTGCAGCAGCATTAGCCTCCGCACCTTGTGCATCCTCTGTAGGAGGCTGAACCTGTTCATCTTCTGGCAATGGCTCCTCAACATAGTCATTCTCAAATGCATCTGGAGGGACCTCGTAAATTCTAACTTGAGGTTTGGTTGGGTCCTTAACAAGCACATATTTCCCTTCATTCAACTTCATACACAAGTCCACAATACTTTTCACAATACCCCACATGTTTGATGTGTTCAAATTAATTTGTGTAGCAAAGTCCTTAGGCTTATATCCTACAACAGCTAATATCACATGGTTAAAATGATCCCTAGGATGAACTCTTGATACATAACCCAACTTCATCATATCAGCATTAGCTAACAGTGCTTGTGCAGTCCATTTCGCAAGTTTATTAGCATTGTTCTTCAACTCAGTAGCTAACACTGCACCCCTTTGTGTCTCCAACTTCTGCCTCCAATCAACCCCAGAGTACTTTGGATCAAACTCATTCAAGGCATTCAGAGTCAGGAATGATCTCTGATTGTTCACTTCAGCCACACTCTGCACTTCACATCGTGCCACCAAATATGTATCATCATCCAACTTCCACCTCCTGTATCTGTAACCCACTGATGCCACCTCTTCGCCTTCAGTTGCAAACGGGTTTGGTTCATCATAACTCAACTTCTTGCCATCTCTAATCAGAACCTGTTGAGAGAAATTCTGATTTATATAAGCAGCCTCAACGCTTAAAGAATAAGCTGAATTGATATCATCCTTCACATCGGGCAATGGTTCTTGCGAAGTTTCATGCACAGAAAGCAAATCTAGCTGTGACCCATCACGCTTGTCAAAAAACAACTTATTCCCAACACGCTGAACTACAATATCCCATGAGTAAACAGACCTAGGAGCACACATCAAAGTAGACAAGATTGTATCTGTCGCAAAAACAGTAGCTTTATCCTCATTAGCCAAACGGCGGATAACAGGATCATCAGTAGTAGTAATTTTGAAGAAATTCCTGTTCTTGAACCTCTCCAGACGACGTTCGTTCTTTGGAGTAATACGATCGTAGGACCGGTCGTAAAACTCAAGGCCACCGCAGATTAGCAGG
The sequence above is a segment of the Solanum dulcamara chromosome 11, daSolDulc1.2, whole genome shotgun sequence genome. Coding sequences within it:
- the LOC129872211 gene encoding eukaryotic translation initiation factor 3 subunit D-like translates to MVGFDLGSVPFNSDGWGPPDSSVSVTNQISNAPFAPFSRSDKLGRIADWTRSISNRPGSNSKQNPTDSAFDFSGDDSFATLAADEDSSFRLVDTAAKSHHHGQHRPKFNPRWRFNPHHNRSQLPQRRDEEVEAKKREQEKERARRDRLYNLNRSGTNAGQRRESAVFKSSVDIQPEWNMLDQIPFSTFSKLSFSVPEPEDLLICGGLEFYDRSYDRITPKNERRLERFKNRNFFKITTTDDPVIRRLANEDKATVFATDTILSTLMCAPRSVYSWDIVVQRVGNKLFFDKRDGSQLDLLSVHETSQEPLPDVKDDINSAYSLSVEAAYINQNFSQQVLIRDGKKLSYDEPNPFATEGEEVASVGYRYRRWKLDDDTYLVARCEVQSVAEVNNQRSFLTLNALNEFDPKYSGVDWRQKLETQRGAVLATELKNNANKLAKWTAQALLANADMMKLGYVSRVHPRDHFNHVILAVVGYKPKDFATQINLNTSNMWGIVKSIVDLCMKLNEGKYVLVKDPTKPQVRIYEVPPDAFENDYVEEPLPEDEQVQPPTEDAQGAEANAAANEVEEKEISTEAA